One window of Camelina sativa cultivar DH55 chromosome 4, Cs, whole genome shotgun sequence genomic DNA carries:
- the LOC109124970 gene encoding acyltransferase-like protein At3g26840, chloroplastic, with the protein MVGDPLTKMLEALSNEFFSQRMGGVGGGLLRDILAVSTNLPTISRMFPKDTLLWKLEMLKYAIASVNSHIYSVRAETLLLMSGRDQWLLNEEDIDRYSRTLPKCIVRKLDDNGQSPLLEEGVDLATIIKCTCFYRRGKSHDHITDYIMPTRYELKQQVDDHRFLLDGTSPVMLSTLEDGTLVRSLEGLPSEGPVLYVGYHMILGFELAPMVLQLMKERNIHLRGLTHPLVFKNLPDSVVDTKMFDKYKIMGGVPVSNFSIYKLLREKAHVLLYPGGVREALHRKGEAYKLFWPERSEFVRVASKFGAKIVPFGVVGEDDICEIVLDSNDQRNIPILKDLVEKATNDAGNIREGDESELGNQDIYLPGIIPKIPGRFYYYFGKPIETAGEEKELKDKEKAHELYLQVKSEVEQCVAYLKMKRESDPYRHLLPRMLYQATHGWSSEIPTFDL; encoded by the exons atggTAGGCGATCCGCTGACTAAAATGTTAGAGGCATTGTCAAATGAATTTTTTAGCCAGCGAATGGGCGGAGTGGGTGGAGGGTTGCTAAGGGATATCCTTGCTGTTTCAACAAATCTTCCT acTATCAGTAGGATGTTTCCTAAGGACACGCTGCTTTGGAAACTGGAAATGCTTAAGTATGCTATTGCTTCTGTGAATTCTCACATATACTCAGTCAGAGCGGAAACACTCCTACTAATGAG TGGACGCGATCAGTGGCTGCTGAACGAGGAAGACATTGACAGATACTCGCGAACGTTGCCAAAATGTATAGTCCGTAAGCTTGATGACAATGGACAGTCTCCCCTTTTG GAGGAAGGCGTAGATCTGGCTACTATAATCAAGTGTACTTGTTTTTATCGCCGTGGGAAGTCTCATGATCACATTACGGATTACATTATGCCTACCAGATATGAGTTAAAACAACAAGTAGACGATCATCG ATTTCTATTGGATGGTACTTCTCCTGTAATGCTGTCAACTCTAGAAGACGGCACACTTGTAAGGAGCCTCGAAGGATTACCATCAGAGGGACCAGTTCTGTACGTTGGTTATCACATGATATTGGGATTTGAGTTGGCTCCAATGGTACTTCAACTCATGAAAGAGAGGAATATTCACCTGCGGGGTTTGACACATCCGCTGGTATTTAAGAATCTCCCAGACTCGGTAGTCGATACAAAGATGTTTGACAAATATAAGATAATGGGTGGAGTCCCAGTCTCCAATTTCAGTATCTACAAACTACTGCGTGAAAAGGCTCATGTGCTTTTGTATCCTGGAGGTGTCCGTGAAGCTTTGCATAGAAAG GGTGAAGCATACAAGCTGTTTTGGCCAGAACGATCCGAGTTTGTGAGAGTTGCATCTAAGTTTGGGGCTAAAATAGTTCCTTTTGGTGTTGTTGGAGAAGACGACATCTGCGAA ATTGTCCTGGATTCCAATGATCAAAGGAACATCCCTATCTTGAAGGATTTAGTGGAAAAGGCAACAAACGACGCTGGCAACATAAG GGAAGGCGACGAGAGCGAATTGGGGAACCAAGATATCTATTTACCAGGAATTATACCTAAGATTCCAGGGCGGTTCTACTATTACTTTGGCAAACCAATAGAAACAGCAG GTGAGGAGAAAGAGCTGAAAGACAAAGAGAAGGCACACGAGCTTTATTTGCAAGTCAAGTCTGAGGTTGAACAATGCGttgcatatttaaaaatgaaaagagagagtGATCCTTACCGACACTTGTTGCCAAGGATGTTGTATCAAGCAACACATGGTTGGTCTTCTGAAATTCCTACGTTTGATCTCTaa
- the LOC104779900 gene encoding acyltransferase-like protein At3g26840, chloroplastic isoform X1, whose protein sequence is MAITVPRSTLGLCSVSSSSNLRQQRTSSLKHRLTSVKSVTSTTPPPSSGVQRRRKNNDENEATVGKVVENPYSKVEAARPDLRKSLSDFLEEARGFVGDGGGQPRWFSPLECGAQGQGSPLLLFIPGIDGTGLGLIRHHKKLGEVFDIWCLHIPVSDRTPAEDLVKLIEKTVKSQHHRFPNRPIYLVGESIGACLALDVAARNPDIDLSLILVNPATHVNNFISQPLSGMLNALPDGIPTLLEDIFNFQVTYSNNLDALSNNFFGQQMGGVGGGMLRDILAVSTNLPTLGRMLPKDTLLWKLEMLKSAIASVNCHIYSVRAETLILMSGRDQWLLNEEDIDIYSRTLPKCIVRKLDDNGQFPLLEDGVDLVTIIKCTSFYRRGKSHDHITDYIMPTTYELKQQCRLVVASTSPVMLSTLKDGTIVRSLEGLPSEGPVLYVGYHMLLGFDLIPMVTQLMKERNIHLRGLAHPMFFLNLQDSLVDMKMFDKYKMMGGVPVSNFSIYKLLREKAHVLLYPGGVREAFHRKGEEYKLFWPERSEFVRVASKFGAKIVPFGVVGVDDICEIVLDSNDQRKIPILKDLMEMATNIAGNIREGDESELGNQDIYLPGIIPKIPGRFYFYFGKPIETAGKEKELKDKEKAHELYLQVKSEVEQCVAYLKMKRESDPYRHLLPRMLYQATHGWASEIPTFHL, encoded by the exons ATGGCAATCACGGTACCTCGCTCGACCTTGGGTCTCTGTTCCGTCTCATCCTCATCAAACCTACGACAACAACGGACCTCATCCCTGAAGCATCGACTCACTTCGGTCAAATCAGTAACATCCACGACTCCTCCGCCTTCTAGTGGTGTTCAACGGAGGCGGAAGAATAATGATGAAAACGAAGCCACGGTGGGGAAGGTGGTCGAGAATCCGTATTCCAAAGTGGAGGCGGCCCGTCCTGATTTGAGGAAGAGCTTGTCGGATTTTTTGGAGGAAGCGAGAGGTTTCGTGGGAGATGGAGGAGGTCAACCTCGTTGGTTCTCTCCGTTGGAGTGTGGCGCTCAAGGTCAAGGCTCTCCTCTCCTCCTCTTTATACCAG GGATCGATGGGACTGGACTAGGGCTCATTCGCCATCACAAGAAACTCGGGGA GGTTTTTGATATATGGTGCCTACACATTCCAGTCAGCGATCGTACTCCTGCTGAAG ACTTGGTAAAGCTTATTGAGAAGACTGTTAAGTCACAGCACCATCGGTTCCCAAACAGACCTATATACTTAGTTGGAGAATCTATTGGAGCATGTCTTGCTTTAGATGTTGCAGCCAGGAATCCCGATATTGATCTTTCTCTGATCTTGGTTAATCCAG CCACACATGTTAACAACTTCATTTCGCAGCCTCTATCGGGAATGCTTAATGCTTTACCAGATGGTATTCCAACACTATTGGAAGATATCTTCAAT TTTCAAGTTACATATTCAAACAATTTAGACGCAttgtcaaataatttttttggccAGCAAATGGGCGGAGTGGGTGGAGGGATGCTAAGAGATATCCTTGCTGTTTCAACTAATCTTCCT ACTCTTGGTAGGATGTTGCCTAAGGACACACTGCTTTGGAAGCTGGAAATGCTCAAGTCTGCTATTGCTTCTGTGAATTGTCACATATACTCAGTCAGAGCGGAAACACTCATACTTATGAG TGGACGCGATCAATGGCTACTGAATGAGGAAGACATTGACATATACTCACGCACGTTGCCAAAATGTATTGTCCGTAAGCTTGATGACAATGGACAGTTTCCCCTTTTG GAGGATGGCGTAGATCTGGTAACGATCATTAAGTGTACTTCTTTTTATCGCCGTGGGAAGTCTCATGATCATATTACGGATTACATTATGCCTACCACATATGAGTTAAAACAACAA TGCAGATTGGTAGTGGCTAGTACTTCCCCTGTAATGCTGTCGACTCTTAAAGACGGAACAATTGTAAGGAGCCTCGAAGGATTACCATCAGAAGGACCTGTTCTATACGTTGGTTATCACATGCTATTGGGGTTTGACTTGATTCCAATGGTAACACAACtcatgaaagagagaaacattCACCTGCGGGGTTTGGCACATCCCATGTTCTTTTTAAATCTCCAAGACTCGTTAGTCGACATGAAGATGTTTGACAAATACAAGATGATGGGTGGAGTTCCAGTCTCTAATTTCAGTATCTACAAACTGTTGCGTGAAAAGGCTCATGTGCTTTTGTATCCTGGAGGTGTCCGTGAAGCATTTCATAGAAAG GGTGAAGAATACAAGCTGTTTTGGCCAGAACGATCCGAGTTTGTGAGAGTTGCATCTAAGTTTGGAGCAAAAATCGTCCCTTTTGGTGTTGTTGGAGTAGATGACATCTGCGAA ATTGTCCTGGATTCCAATGATCAAAGGAAAATTCCAATATTGAAGGATTTAATGGAAATGGCAACAAATATCGCTGGCAACATAAG GGAAGGTGACGAGAGCGAATTGGGGAACCAAGATATCTATTTACCAGGAATTATACCTAAGATTCCAGGGCGGTTCTACTTTTACTTCGGCAAACCAATAGAAACAGCAG GTAAGGAAAAAGAGCTGAAAGACAAAGAGAAGGCGCACGAGCTTTACTTGCAAGTCAAGTCTGAGGTCGAACAATGCGttgcatatttaaaaatgaaaagagagagtGATCCTTACAGACACTTGTTGCCAAGGATGTTGTATCAAGCAACACATGGTTGGGCTTCTGAAATTCCTACGTTTCatctctaa
- the LOC104783570 gene encoding uncharacterized protein LOC104783570, whose amino-acid sequence MSEVDPPQGDESSSQNKQPSYAAAVTKRPSLKKHDYDVNWVDGVPTIVVPDVVLQDSVPLWDDFLVGRFPSAAPHVAKIHVIVNKIWPLGDKSVRIDVYENSATSVRFRIRDEATRKRVLRRGMWNIAGVPMMLAKWSPLPEDAQPVISSMPLWVSLKNVPHSLFSWEGLGFLTSPIGNPIRLHPDTELCSRFSEAKVFVDVNLTQTLPSTFRFQLSKTEDVTVEFQYHWLPPKCSRCNGWGHISDDCVSAPVSPPKDSDVVIEEGEIVSPKKVKEAEVPPLVPFQQTAVTAAAGVSKDIPSQVDDAAGWSVVSPGKGCKNSDKARSPSAVGHITVSGSSRFSVLGDTEDVGDSEMANSDHLAPVAPDPVAVVTEPAGKNLATVVPTKQTAALDVPIRASLPRQTKQLHKTTSESSSQQAKGAPPGFGCLLETRVQETKAPRIISSVFRGWSSITNYEFNDLGRIWVVWKDDVRVTPVFKSGQVVTCSILLPGNTMEFFVSFVYAYNLAEERKELWEDLKSHFDSPLFTNQPWVIVGDFNEILDGVEHSTYDDNPFVTSGMRDFQDVIRHCSLTDMPSHGPLFTWENKRAEGLICKKLDRILVNEDWSRRFLDAYGVFEAGGCSDHLRCRFSVGNQVCKPRGPFKFTNAIMSCPEFLSTVQAFWDTSESLYHSTSAMFRFAKKLKALKPLLRSLSRRKLSKLSEQVEVSHKDLCQKQLATLSNPSSAAEEAEDQAFQRWNHLSDLEECFLKQQSKLHWLLVGDKNNKFFHRAVKVRQGHNAIREILCQDGSIAKTQPEIKAEAVRFFEEFLTLEPNDYEGMSVSQLEEIVSFRVSSPQQEGLLKLVYDEEIRQTLFKMPVGKSXRVC is encoded by the exons ATGTCGGAGGTAGATCCCCCTCAGGGGGACGAGTCTTCTTCGCAAAATAAGCAACCATCTTATGCAGCTGCAGTGACTAAGCGTCCTTCGCTTAAGAAACATGACTATGATGTTAATTGGGTGGATGGAGTCCCAACGATTGTGGTTCCTGATGTGGTGCTTCAGGATTCGGTTCCTCTCTGGGACGATTTCTTGGTAGGTAGGTTTCCTTCAGCGGCTCCGCATGTTGCAAAAATTCATGTAATAGTCAACAAGATCTGGCCTCTTGGCGATAAGTCAGTCCGAATAGATGTCTATGAAAATTCTGCAACCTCTGTTCGTTTCCGTATTCGTGATGAGGCTACCaggaagagagttttgagacgTGGAATGTGGAATATTGCGGGAGTACCTATGATGCTCGCTAAATGGTCCCCCCTTCCAGAGGATGCGCAGCCTGTTATCTCTTCGATGCCCTTGTGGGTTTCTCTGAAGAATGttcctcactctctcttttcttgggAGGGTCTCGGTTTTTTGACCAGCCCAATAGGTAATCCTATTAGGTTACACCCGGATACTGAGTTGTGCAGTCGGTTTAGTGAGGCTAAGGTTTTTGTGGATGTCAATCTTACGCAAACCTTGCCTTCCACGTTTCGTTTTCAATTGTCAAAAACAGAGGATGTAACTGTGGAGTTCCAGTACCACTGGCTCCCTCCGAAATGCTCTCGATGTAACGGGTGGGGGCACATTAGTGATGACTGTGTGTCTGCTCCAGTGTCCCCTCCAAAAGATTCTGATGTTGTTATTGAAGAAGGGGAAATAGTTTCTCCGAAAAAGGTTAAGGAGGCAGAGGTTCCTCCTCTGGTCCCGTTTCAGCAAACTGCAGTTACTGCTGCTGCAGGTGTGAGTAAGGACATTCCTTCTCAAGTGGATGATGCTGCCGGTTGGTCAGTTGTCTCTCCCGGGAAGGGCTGTAAGAACTCTGACAAAGCTCGTAGTCCGTCTGCTGTAGGACATATTACTGTTTCCGGCTCTTCTAGATTCTCGGTTCTGGGGGATACAGAGGATGTTGGTGACTCGGAAATGGCTAACTCTGATCATTTGGCTCCGGTTGCTCCGGACCCGGTTGCTGTAGTTACAGAGCCTGCAGGAAAGAATTTAGCTACTGTAGTTCCAACAAAGCAGACAGCTGCATTGGATGTTCCCATTCGTGCTTCTCTGCCACGGCAGACGAAACAGTTACACAAGACTACTTCGGAGTCTTCTTCTCAGCAAGCCAAGGGGGCTCCTCCTGGC TTTGGGTGTTTACTTGAAACGCGTGTCCAGGAAACTAAGGCCCCTAGGATCATTTCTTCAGTGTTCCGTGGATGGTCTTCGATTACTAACTATGAGTTCAATGATCTTGGTCGTATTTGGGTGGTATGGAAGGACGATGTGCGTGTAACGCCGGTTTTTAAGAGTGGTCAGGTCGTCACCTGCTCAATTCTTTTGCCTGGTAACACTATGGAATTCTTTGTCTCGTTTGTCTATGCATACAATTTGGCTGAAGAAAGAAAGGAGCTTTGGGAGGATCTTAAGTCACATTTTGACTCCCCACTTTTTACAAATCAGCCTTGGGTGATAGTTGGAGATTTTAACGAAATACTTGATGGTGTTGAGCACTCTACTTATGATGACAACCCCTTTGTCACTAGTGGGATGCGGGACTTTCAGGATGTGATACGGCATTGTTCGTTAACAGACATGCCTTCGCATGGTCCTCTGTTTACCTGGGAAAACAAGCGAGCTGAAGGTCTAATTTGTAAGAAGTTAGACCGTATTCTGGTTAATGAGGATTGGAGTCGTCGCTTTCTTGATGCTTATGGTGTTTTCGAAGCTGGTGGTTGCTCAGACCACCTTCGCTGTCGTTTCTCAGTAGGGAACCAAGTCTGCAAACCTAGAGGGCCATTCAAATTTACGAATGCTATCATGTCCTGTCCAGAGTTTCTTTCCACCGTGCAAGCTTTCTGGGATACCTCGGAGAGCCTCTATCACTCTACCTCTGCTATGTTTCGTTTTGCCAAGAAGCTTAAAGCACTAAAACCTCTATTAAGGTCTTTAAGTCGCCGAAAGCTTAGTAAACTCTCAGAGCAGGTGGAGGTTTCCCACAAGGATCTTTGCCAGAAACAACTTGCTACGCTCTCAAATCCCTCGTCGGCTGCGGAGGAGGCTGAGGACCAAGCATTTCAGCGGTGGAATCATCTGTCTGATCTGGAGGAATGTTTTTTGAAACAACAGTCCAAGTTACACTGGCTATTGGTGGGTGACaagaacaacaaattttttCACAGAGCTGTCAAGGTTCGACAAGGCCATAATGCTATTCGAGAGATTCTCTGTCAGGATGGCTCCATTGCAAAAACTCAACCGGAGATTAAAGCGGAGGCAGTAAGGTTCTTTGA
- the LOC104779900 gene encoding acyltransferase-like protein At3g26840, chloroplastic isoform X2 — translation MAITVPRSTLGLCSVSSSSNLRQQRTSSLKHRLTSVKSVTSTTPPPSSGVQRRRKNNDENEATVGKVVENPYSKVEAARPDLRKSLSDFLEEARGFVGDGGGQPRWFSPLECGAQGQGSPLLLFIPGIDGTGLGLIRHHKKLGEVFDIWCLHIPVSDRTPAEDLVKLIEKTVKSQHHRFPNRPIYLVGESIGACLALDVAARNPDIDLSLILVNPATHVNNFISQPLSGMLNALPDGIPTLLEDIFNVKQGTTFILFSFCLTQMGGVGGGMLRDILAVSTNLPTLGRMLPKDTLLWKLEMLKSAIASVNCHIYSVRAETLILMSGRDQWLLNEEDIDIYSRTLPKCIVRKLDDNGQFPLLEDGVDLVTIIKCTSFYRRGKSHDHITDYIMPTTYELKQQCRLVVASTSPVMLSTLKDGTIVRSLEGLPSEGPVLYVGYHMLLGFDLIPMVTQLMKERNIHLRGLAHPMFFLNLQDSLVDMKMFDKYKMMGGVPVSNFSIYKLLREKAHVLLYPGGVREAFHRKGEEYKLFWPERSEFVRVASKFGAKIVPFGVVGVDDICEIVLDSNDQRKIPILKDLMEMATNIAGNIREGDESELGNQDIYLPGIIPKIPGRFYFYFGKPIETAGKEKELKDKEKAHELYLQVKSEVEQCVAYLKMKRESDPYRHLLPRMLYQATHGWASEIPTFHL, via the exons ATGGCAATCACGGTACCTCGCTCGACCTTGGGTCTCTGTTCCGTCTCATCCTCATCAAACCTACGACAACAACGGACCTCATCCCTGAAGCATCGACTCACTTCGGTCAAATCAGTAACATCCACGACTCCTCCGCCTTCTAGTGGTGTTCAACGGAGGCGGAAGAATAATGATGAAAACGAAGCCACGGTGGGGAAGGTGGTCGAGAATCCGTATTCCAAAGTGGAGGCGGCCCGTCCTGATTTGAGGAAGAGCTTGTCGGATTTTTTGGAGGAAGCGAGAGGTTTCGTGGGAGATGGAGGAGGTCAACCTCGTTGGTTCTCTCCGTTGGAGTGTGGCGCTCAAGGTCAAGGCTCTCCTCTCCTCCTCTTTATACCAG GGATCGATGGGACTGGACTAGGGCTCATTCGCCATCACAAGAAACTCGGGGA GGTTTTTGATATATGGTGCCTACACATTCCAGTCAGCGATCGTACTCCTGCTGAAG ACTTGGTAAAGCTTATTGAGAAGACTGTTAAGTCACAGCACCATCGGTTCCCAAACAGACCTATATACTTAGTTGGAGAATCTATTGGAGCATGTCTTGCTTTAGATGTTGCAGCCAGGAATCCCGATATTGATCTTTCTCTGATCTTGGTTAATCCAG CCACACATGTTAACAACTTCATTTCGCAGCCTCTATCGGGAATGCTTAATGCTTTACCAGATGGTATTCCAACACTATTGGAAGATATCTTCAATGTTAAGCAAGGTACCACTTTTATTCTCTTCTCATTCTGTCTAACT CAAATGGGCGGAGTGGGTGGAGGGATGCTAAGAGATATCCTTGCTGTTTCAACTAATCTTCCT ACTCTTGGTAGGATGTTGCCTAAGGACACACTGCTTTGGAAGCTGGAAATGCTCAAGTCTGCTATTGCTTCTGTGAATTGTCACATATACTCAGTCAGAGCGGAAACACTCATACTTATGAG TGGACGCGATCAATGGCTACTGAATGAGGAAGACATTGACATATACTCACGCACGTTGCCAAAATGTATTGTCCGTAAGCTTGATGACAATGGACAGTTTCCCCTTTTG GAGGATGGCGTAGATCTGGTAACGATCATTAAGTGTACTTCTTTTTATCGCCGTGGGAAGTCTCATGATCATATTACGGATTACATTATGCCTACCACATATGAGTTAAAACAACAA TGCAGATTGGTAGTGGCTAGTACTTCCCCTGTAATGCTGTCGACTCTTAAAGACGGAACAATTGTAAGGAGCCTCGAAGGATTACCATCAGAAGGACCTGTTCTATACGTTGGTTATCACATGCTATTGGGGTTTGACTTGATTCCAATGGTAACACAACtcatgaaagagagaaacattCACCTGCGGGGTTTGGCACATCCCATGTTCTTTTTAAATCTCCAAGACTCGTTAGTCGACATGAAGATGTTTGACAAATACAAGATGATGGGTGGAGTTCCAGTCTCTAATTTCAGTATCTACAAACTGTTGCGTGAAAAGGCTCATGTGCTTTTGTATCCTGGAGGTGTCCGTGAAGCATTTCATAGAAAG GGTGAAGAATACAAGCTGTTTTGGCCAGAACGATCCGAGTTTGTGAGAGTTGCATCTAAGTTTGGAGCAAAAATCGTCCCTTTTGGTGTTGTTGGAGTAGATGACATCTGCGAA ATTGTCCTGGATTCCAATGATCAAAGGAAAATTCCAATATTGAAGGATTTAATGGAAATGGCAACAAATATCGCTGGCAACATAAG GGAAGGTGACGAGAGCGAATTGGGGAACCAAGATATCTATTTACCAGGAATTATACCTAAGATTCCAGGGCGGTTCTACTTTTACTTCGGCAAACCAATAGAAACAGCAG GTAAGGAAAAAGAGCTGAAAGACAAAGAGAAGGCGCACGAGCTTTACTTGCAAGTCAAGTCTGAGGTCGAACAATGCGttgcatatttaaaaatgaaaagagagagtGATCCTTACAGACACTTGTTGCCAAGGATGTTGTATCAAGCAACACATGGTTGGGCTTCTGAAATTCCTACGTTTCatctctaa